From the genome of Bosea sp. Tri-49, one region includes:
- the pqqA gene encoding pyrroloquinoline quinone precursor peptide PqqA: protein MTPPGDRPRLQHTGAGCNLLLLSRARAGDDLEIPIMRKWKKPTIIEVTVGCEVTSYAPAKL from the coding sequence ATGACGCCGCCCGGCGATCGGCCTCGTTTGCAACACACTGGAGCCGGGTGTAACCTTCTCCTGCTTTCCCGAGCGAGAGCTGGCGACGATCTGGAGATACCGATCATGCGCAAGTGGAAAAAGCCCACCATCATCGAAGTGACGGTCGGCTGCGAAGTGACGTCCTACGCTCCCGCCAAGCTCTGA
- a CDS encoding c-type cytochrome, which produces MPDFRQLATALFAALLASPSAIASPELARSKNCVACHHAERKMIGPAFKVVAERYGKDESAIKTLSERVVKGGGGVWGQTPMPPQAGVSPEDAEILVKWILAQ; this is translated from the coding sequence ATGCCTGACTTTCGCCAACTCGCGACAGCCCTTTTCGCCGCGCTTCTGGCGTCGCCGAGCGCTATCGCAAGCCCCGAACTGGCCAGGAGCAAGAACTGTGTGGCCTGCCACCACGCCGAACGGAAGATGATCGGGCCAGCCTTCAAGGTCGTGGCCGAGCGCTATGGCAAGGATGAATCCGCGATCAAGACCCTGAGTGAAAGGGTCGTGAAGGGCGGCGGCGGCGTTTGGGGACAAACGCCGATGCCGCCGCAAGCGGGCGTTTCGCCGGAGGACGCCGAAATTCTCGTGAAGTGGATTCTCGCCCAGTAG
- a CDS encoding PQQ-dependent sugar dehydrogenase translates to MTRRVRFVLPYALLTSFILSGAAVAQTPGLTSTAVMSGRDLTWDMAFLPDGTMFFTEKCSGLSVRLPSGKINSLLGIKDSKNYPDTASDLFCGGQAGMYGVAIDPDFATNRLIYVSSASNMTAPGTNRVLRLTVNPDLTKVSNRQDIVTDIAYKPAPSNHPFGDPGAHNGGRLRFGPADGFLYVTTGDTHNGEVPQSPTRIGGKVLRIDRDGKAAPGNNPPQGFDARVFTYGHRNPQGICFRPGTNQPYTAENGPWHSDEVTALTAGGNAGWDPRPNMAGRADCPDNYCGYSPNQMGAVDPKDRSAFMPMTDTKTYPNAMKPAWNNEMLSQGMSSCVFLNGPQWKDWNGRMVVTFMGIGIHGTPVGNRLDVLDITPDGSSAKRSTVSLPMPAGRFRSVVQAPDGSMYVATDQGDVYQLKPN, encoded by the coding sequence ATGACTCGACGTGTTCGCTTCGTGTTGCCCTATGCCTTACTGACCTCATTCATTCTGTCCGGGGCAGCGGTGGCCCAAACTCCCGGACTCACCAGCACCGCCGTGATGTCAGGTCGTGACCTCACCTGGGACATGGCCTTCCTGCCCGACGGCACGATGTTCTTCACCGAGAAGTGCAGCGGACTCTCGGTCCGGCTACCATCCGGCAAGATCAACTCCCTGCTCGGCATCAAGGATTCCAAGAATTACCCTGACACCGCATCTGACCTCTTCTGCGGTGGTCAGGCTGGCATGTACGGTGTCGCGATCGACCCCGACTTCGCTACCAACCGCCTCATCTATGTGTCCTCGGCGTCGAACATGACCGCGCCGGGAACCAATCGGGTGCTGCGGTTGACGGTAAATCCCGATCTGACCAAGGTCTCGAACCGGCAGGACATCGTAACCGACATCGCCTACAAGCCGGCGCCCAGCAATCATCCCTTCGGCGATCCGGGCGCGCATAATGGCGGGCGCCTCCGCTTCGGTCCGGCGGACGGATTCCTGTATGTGACGACAGGCGACACCCATAATGGCGAGGTGCCGCAAAGTCCGACCCGCATCGGCGGAAAAGTGCTCCGCATCGACCGGGACGGCAAGGCCGCGCCCGGCAACAACCCGCCACAGGGCTTCGATGCGCGCGTCTTCACCTACGGGCATCGCAACCCGCAGGGCATCTGCTTCCGCCCCGGCACCAACCAGCCCTACACCGCGGAGAACGGTCCCTGGCATAGCGACGAGGTGACGGCGCTCACGGCCGGCGGTAATGCCGGCTGGGATCCGCGCCCCAATATGGCGGGACGCGCCGACTGTCCCGACAATTATTGCGGCTACTCGCCAAACCAGATGGGCGCGGTGGATCCGAAGGATCGCTCGGCATTCATGCCGATGACCGACACCAAGACCTATCCCAACGCGATGAAGCCGGCCTGGAACAACGAAATGCTCTCGCAGGGCATGTCGTCATGCGTGTTCCTGAACGGTCCGCAATGGAAGGACTGGAACGGCCGGATGGTGGTGACCTTCATGGGTATCGGCATCCATGGAACGCCGGTCGGCAACCGCCTCGACGTGCTCGACATCACGCCCGACGGCTCGTCCGCCAAGCGCAGCACGGTGTCGTTGCCGATGCCGGCCGGGCGCTTCCGCTCCGTCGTGCAGGCGCCGGACGGCAGCATGTACGTCGCCACCGACCAGGGCGATGTCTACCAGCTCAAGCCCAACTGA
- a CDS encoding LysR family transcriptional regulator: MGLPPLKALHAFEAVARLGSVSDAAAELFVTPGAISQQIKKLESCLGIRLVERNGRGVELTSWGAAYHLDIVGPFAALRQAQATLHRKRASSGLVVSCLATVASRWLGPQLFDWQVLNPASKIRLIGAESEPRLFEDGVDFRLSYGSKSQAFDHYAPLFTDCVVPACAPGLIAGKAIAAPEDIFTCPLIGIEWEGSHKPPPSWDEWARSVGVSVGSVSTELAFSLSSTALDAAVNGRGFVLAQIAMIREDLASGRLVVPIDRRLQLGESYFLAWDRAALEKPFGAQFRDWVLAMSRAQQRQSAA, translated from the coding sequence TTGGGACTGCCGCCGCTCAAGGCTCTTCACGCGTTCGAGGCGGTCGCACGGCTGGGCAGCGTGTCCGATGCGGCGGCCGAGCTGTTCGTCACGCCCGGCGCGATCAGCCAGCAGATCAAGAAGCTGGAGAGCTGCCTCGGCATCCGGCTGGTCGAGCGCAACGGGCGCGGCGTCGAACTGACCTCCTGGGGGGCGGCCTACCACCTCGACATCGTCGGTCCCTTCGCGGCGCTCCGCCAGGCCCAGGCCACCCTCCATCGCAAGCGCGCCAGCTCTGGCCTTGTCGTCAGTTGCCTCGCCACCGTGGCCAGCCGCTGGCTCGGCCCACAGCTCTTCGACTGGCAGGTGCTGAATCCTGCCTCGAAGATCCGCCTGATCGGGGCGGAGTCCGAGCCGCGGCTTTTCGAGGACGGGGTCGATTTCAGGCTGTCATACGGGTCGAAGAGCCAAGCCTTCGACCACTACGCACCGCTCTTCACGGACTGTGTCGTGCCGGCCTGCGCGCCCGGCTTGATCGCCGGCAAGGCCATCGCGGCACCGGAAGACATCTTCACCTGCCCCCTGATCGGGATCGAGTGGGAGGGATCGCACAAGCCTCCGCCGAGCTGGGACGAGTGGGCACGCAGCGTCGGGGTCTCCGTGGGCAGCGTCTCGACGGAGCTCGCCTTCTCATTGTCGAGCACGGCCCTGGATGCCGCCGTCAACGGCCGTGGTTTCGTGCTCGCCCAGATCGCGATGATCCGCGAGGATCTAGCCTCCGGGCGGCTCGTCGTTCCGATCGACAGGCGGCTGCAGCTCGGCGAAAGCTATTTCCTGGCCTGGGATCGGGCCGCACTGGAGAAGCCATTCGGTGCGCAGTTCAGAGATTGGGTGCTGGCCATGTCGCGTGCGCAGCAGCGCCAATCCGCAGCTTAG
- a CDS encoding aromatic ring-hydroxylating dioxygenase subunit alpha, which produces MFLKNAWYVAAWDHEVRDQLHPVTMLSENVVLYRRRDGKLAALEDACPHRKLPLSMGRIKGDDVECGYHGLTFDCSGTCTRVPGAERIPHVARVRSYPVAERYGLIWVWMGDPALADPALIFAVDHWGDPTWGVNQGDGMTIACNYLYMTDNLLDPSHVAWVHQSSFAGAGTEETPLETTVGEDGVTVWRWMMDTEPAPFYAPFLTFKGRCDRKQHYEVRYPSHAIIRAIFTPAGSGGVGQPLHPDVFLMDSYNFMTPVDENSTRYFWFQMRNFAPNDPEISAQFAHSVRGAFEEDRAVLTAVHQGMANKRTPNLDLKIDVGPLRFRRRLAQMIEAENAASAQQAAE; this is translated from the coding sequence ATGTTCCTGAAAAATGCCTGGTATGTCGCGGCTTGGGACCATGAGGTCCGGGACCAGCTTCATCCGGTGACGATGCTGTCCGAGAACGTCGTGCTCTACCGGCGGCGCGACGGAAAGTTGGCCGCGCTCGAGGATGCCTGCCCGCACCGCAAGCTGCCGCTCTCGATGGGGCGCATCAAGGGCGACGACGTCGAATGCGGCTATCACGGCCTGACCTTCGACTGCTCGGGCACCTGCACCCGCGTTCCCGGCGCCGAGCGGATTCCGCATGTCGCCCGCGTCCGGTCCTATCCCGTCGCTGAGCGCTACGGCCTGATCTGGGTCTGGATGGGTGATCCGGCGCTGGCCGACCCCGCGCTGATCTTCGCCGTCGACCATTGGGGCGACCCCACATGGGGCGTCAACCAGGGCGACGGCATGACGATCGCCTGCAACTACCTCTACATGACCGACAACCTGCTCGACCCCTCGCATGTCGCCTGGGTGCACCAGAGTTCCTTCGCCGGGGCCGGCACCGAGGAGACGCCGCTGGAGACGACCGTCGGCGAGGACGGAGTCACGGTCTGGCGCTGGATGATGGATACCGAGCCCGCGCCCTTCTACGCACCGTTCCTGACGTTCAAGGGCCGCTGCGACCGCAAGCAGCACTATGAGGTGCGCTATCCCAGCCACGCCATCATCCGGGCGATCTTCACGCCGGCCGGCAGCGGCGGCGTCGGCCAGCCGCTCCATCCGGACGTGTTCCTGATGGACAGCTACAACTTCATGACGCCGGTCGACGAGAACAGCACCCGCTATTTCTGGTTCCAGATGCGCAACTTCGCGCCGAACGATCCGGAGATTTCGGCGCAGTTCGCCCACTCGGTGCGCGGTGCCTTCGAGGAGGACCGGGCGGTCCTCACCGCTGTGCATCAGGGCATGGCCAACAAGCGCACCCCCAATCTCGACCTCAAGATCGATGTCGGGCCGCTGCGGTTCCGCCGCCGCCTGGCACAGATGATCGAGGCCGAGAACGCCGCCAGCGCCCAGCAGGCGGCGGAATAG
- a CDS encoding 2Fe-2S iron-sulfur cluster-binding protein: MVSRTPESRTITSFALEPLDPADWQAFEPGQYLPIRIPGADGQVPALRTYSISSRPSDTARYRITVKREAAPAPGLPDGVGSCFLHDRIGVGDLVEIAPPRGEFVLATDTKRPVILASGGVGLTPLVSMLHALTDEPEREVHFLHACDDGEVHALREEVDALIRSRPGLTARYCYRAPSAADAVAGRHHADGIMTRALLRSWLPLGDYDVYLCGPPPFMANVYAAFRELGVRKERIRYEFFGPATVLEAVDDDALGAPPAAVLPPADEPVAAAEANGAGAGLQISFAQSRRSAAWDEAVDTTLLAFAERLGLDPPFSCRAGICSTCRTGLIQGEVDYVEEPLDPPGPGEVLLCCARPRGPLVLDL, translated from the coding sequence GTGGTTTCGCGGACGCCGGAGAGCCGGACGATCACATCCTTCGCACTGGAGCCGCTCGATCCCGCGGACTGGCAGGCCTTCGAGCCCGGCCAGTACCTGCCGATCCGAATCCCCGGCGCGGACGGGCAGGTGCCGGCGCTCAGGACCTACAGCATCTCGTCGCGGCCATCGGACACGGCGCGCTACCGAATCACGGTGAAGCGCGAGGCCGCGCCGGCGCCGGGCCTGCCGGACGGCGTCGGGTCCTGCTTCCTGCACGACCGGATCGGAGTCGGTGACCTCGTCGAGATCGCACCGCCGCGCGGAGAGTTCGTGCTGGCCACGGATACGAAACGGCCCGTCATCCTCGCGAGCGGTGGTGTCGGCCTGACGCCGCTCGTCTCGATGCTCCACGCGCTGACGGACGAGCCGGAGCGGGAGGTGCATTTCCTGCATGCCTGCGACGATGGCGAGGTCCATGCCCTGCGCGAGGAGGTCGATGCGCTGATCCGCAGCCGTCCCGGCCTGACGGCGCGCTATTGCTACCGTGCCCCCTCTGCCGCGGATGCCGTGGCCGGACGGCATCATGCCGATGGAATCATGACCAGGGCGCTGCTGCGCAGCTGGCTGCCGCTCGGCGACTACGACGTCTATCTTTGCGGGCCGCCGCCCTTCATGGCCAATGTCTACGCCGCTTTCCGCGAGCTCGGCGTGCGCAAGGAGCGGATCCGCTACGAGTTCTTCGGTCCGGCTACGGTACTCGAAGCGGTTGATGACGATGCGCTTGGGGCGCCTCCGGCCGCCGTCCTGCCGCCCGCTGACGAACCCGTTGCCGCTGCCGAAGCAAATGGGGCCGGAGCCGGCCTGCAGATCAGTTTCGCGCAATCGCGGCGCTCGGCCGCATGGGACGAGGCGGTTGATACGACCTTGCTCGCCTTCGCCGAACGGCTCGGTCTCGACCCGCCCTTCTCCTGCCGCGCCGGCATCTGCAGCACCTGCCGCACCGGCCTGATTCAGGGCGAGGTCGACTATGTCGAGGAGCCGCTCGATCCGCCCGGCCCCGGCGAGGTGCTGCTGTGCTGCGCCAGGCCACGCGGCCCGCTCGTCCTGGATCTGTGA
- the hisC gene encoding histidinol-phosphate transaminase, with amino-acid sequence MTEATLRTVDEAGRTGGSLVLNPHVAALPPYNAGLNIAVARAVSGRSDIARLASNENPDGCSPAVLEALRSPQFEPWRYADPACTELRTALAEKLATAADRIVIGNGSEEMIAAIARAVLTPGCKVVTVTPSFGLHEIEPMAAGACVVKIPMADDLGFDIEAIAAALAAEPRILFLSSPSNPVGPALDQAQLERLARAASPRTLFVLDEAYFEYADEGAPDARVILSAAGLPHVVLRTFSKAYGLAGLRVGYAICSDAALARTVAAAKTPFNVNGAAQIAAMAALRDEAWMKASTARLWAERERVRAALHQLGLKPAPSQTNFLFFDTGADSDGIAAALLREGIIVKPWREAGYRSYLRVTIGHAADNDRLIAGLAACLGAHRPPAFNESENRSDNTEGNCNDQPRTSG; translated from the coding sequence ATGACCGAAGCGACGCTCCGCACTGTCGACGAAGCCGGACGGACCGGCGGCTCGCTGGTTCTCAATCCGCATGTCGCGGCGCTGCCGCCCTACAATGCCGGGCTGAATATCGCGGTCGCGCGAGCTGTGAGCGGACGGTCCGATATCGCGCGGCTCGCCAGCAACGAGAACCCCGACGGCTGCTCGCCCGCCGTGCTGGAGGCGCTGCGCTCGCCGCAATTCGAGCCCTGGCGCTATGCCGACCCGGCCTGCACAGAGCTGAGGACCGCGCTCGCCGAGAAGCTCGCGACCGCGGCCGACCGGATCGTGATTGGCAACGGCTCGGAGGAGATGATCGCGGCGATCGCGCGCGCGGTGCTGACGCCGGGCTGCAAGGTCGTGACGGTCACGCCGAGCTTCGGCCTGCACGAGATCGAGCCGATGGCCGCCGGCGCCTGCGTGGTGAAGATTCCGATGGCCGACGACCTCGGCTTCGATATCGAGGCCATCGCTGCTGCGCTCGCGGCCGAGCCGCGAATCCTGTTCCTGTCGTCGCCGTCCAACCCGGTCGGACCCGCCCTCGACCAGGCGCAGCTCGAACGGCTCGCCCGAGCCGCTTCACCGCGCACACTCTTCGTGCTCGACGAGGCCTATTTCGAATATGCCGACGAAGGCGCGCCCGATGCGCGCGTGATCCTGAGCGCCGCCGGCTTGCCGCATGTCGTGCTGCGGACCTTCTCGAAGGCCTATGGCCTCGCCGGCCTCAGGGTCGGCTATGCGATCTGTTCCGATGCCGCGCTCGCTCGGACCGTCGCAGCGGCGAAGACACCGTTCAACGTCAACGGCGCCGCCCAGATCGCCGCCATGGCCGCATTGCGGGACGAAGCCTGGATGAAGGCCTCCACCGCGCGGCTGTGGGCCGAGCGCGAGCGGGTCCGGGCGGCATTGCACCAGCTCGGCCTCAAACCCGCCCCGTCGCAGACCAATTTCCTGTTCTTCGATACCGGCGCCGACAGCGACGGCATCGCCGCCGCGCTCTTGCGCGAGGGCATCATCGTCAAGCCTTGGCGCGAGGCCGGGTACCGCAGCTACCTGCGCGTCACCATCGGCCATGCCGCGGACAATGACCGGCTGATCGCCGGGCTCGCCGCCTGCCTCGGCGCACATCGGCCACCAGCATTCAACGAGAGCGAAAACCGCTCCGACAACACAGAGGGAAACTGCAATGACCAACCACGGACATCTGGATAG
- a CDS encoding ABC transporter substrate-binding protein: MTNHGHLDRRSLLLGAGALGAAQLLPSNAMAQTPKRGGAFRVGISDFATSDSLDPTLVETQFSQHLQWQLRNNLVEAGPGGKLVPELAESWEGSKDAKTWTFKLRKGVTFHDGKSLTPADVVHSFNTHRRDGSKSMTKPILAQIAAVKADGPDAVVFELIDGNVGFPALTSSVGLVIIPDGDTDYRRGMGTGGYILEQFEPGVRSRVKRNPNYWKAGRGNFDTVEMICIKDATARANALLTGQLDAYNAVDPRTVALLERNSAVRINRVKSKAHFAFPMMVDQAPFASNDVRLAMKYAIDREEIVKRVLGGFGSPGNDHPLSAAYEFYDGSIPQRAYDPDKAKFHLAKAGEASLRVQLHVSETPFSGATDAAVLFKAHAAKAGITVDVVKEPEDGYWSSVWNKRPLCTSRWSGRINDDVLLTLGYSDTGTKAGWNETRINSPRLNAIVAEARKEFDTGKRRALYSEAQRIIHDDGGSNIFAFADFLDATSRKLAFGELAGDWMLDGCRASERWWFA, from the coding sequence ATGACCAACCACGGACATCTGGATAGGCGAAGCCTTCTTCTCGGCGCCGGCGCGCTCGGCGCAGCGCAACTCTTGCCGTCCAATGCGATGGCGCAGACTCCGAAGCGCGGCGGCGCCTTCAGGGTCGGCATTTCCGACTTCGCGACCTCGGACTCGCTCGACCCGACGCTGGTCGAGACGCAGTTCTCGCAGCATCTGCAATGGCAGTTGCGCAATAATCTCGTCGAGGCCGGGCCGGGCGGAAAGCTCGTCCCCGAGCTCGCGGAAAGCTGGGAAGGCTCGAAGGACGCGAAGACCTGGACCTTCAAGCTGCGCAAGGGCGTCACTTTCCATGACGGCAAGAGCCTGACGCCAGCCGATGTCGTCCATTCCTTCAACACCCATCGCCGCGACGGCTCAAAATCCATGACCAAGCCGATCCTGGCCCAGATCGCAGCGGTCAAGGCTGACGGTCCCGATGCGGTCGTGTTCGAGCTCATCGACGGCAATGTCGGATTTCCGGCCCTGACGAGCTCGGTCGGCCTCGTCATCATCCCAGATGGCGATACCGACTACCGCCGCGGCATGGGCACCGGCGGCTACATTCTGGAGCAGTTCGAGCCCGGCGTGCGCTCACGCGTGAAACGCAATCCGAATTACTGGAAAGCCGGCAGGGGCAATTTCGACACCGTCGAGATGATCTGCATCAAGGATGCGACGGCCCGCGCCAACGCCCTGCTGACCGGCCAGCTCGACGCCTACAACGCCGTTGACCCGCGCACCGTGGCGCTGCTCGAGCGCAACAGCGCGGTGCGCATCAACCGGGTGAAGAGCAAGGCGCATTTCGCCTTTCCGATGATGGTCGACCAGGCGCCGTTCGCCTCCAACGATGTACGCCTCGCCATGAAATACGCGATCGACCGCGAGGAGATCGTGAAGCGGGTGCTCGGCGGCTTCGGCTCCCCGGGCAACGACCATCCGCTCTCGGCGGCCTACGAGTTCTACGACGGCTCGATCCCGCAGCGCGCCTATGATCCCGACAAGGCGAAATTCCACCTCGCCAAGGCGGGCGAGGCCAGTCTGCGCGTCCAGCTCCATGTCTCCGAGACCCCGTTCTCCGGAGCGACCGATGCGGCGGTGCTGTTCAAGGCCCACGCTGCCAAGGCCGGCATCACCGTCGACGTCGTCAAGGAACCGGAGGACGGCTACTGGTCTTCCGTCTGGAACAAGCGGCCATTGTGCACCTCGCGCTGGAGCGGGCGCATCAACGACGACGTGCTGCTGACGCTGGGTTATTCCGACACCGGCACCAAGGCGGGCTGGAACGAGACGCGCATCAACAGTCCGCGCCTCAACGCCATCGTGGCCGAAGCCCGCAAGGAGTTCGACACCGGCAAGCGCCGCGCGCTCTACAGCGAGGCGCAGCGCATCATCCACGACGATGGCGGCTCGAACATCTTCGCCTTCGCCGATTTCCTCGATGCGACCAGCCGCAAGCTGGCCTTCGGCGAACTCGCCGGCGACTGGATGCTCGATGGCTGCCGCGCCTCCGAGCGCTGGTGGTTCGCCTGA
- a CDS encoding ABC transporter permease: MHGVLAMIAQRIALGIATLFVISMLVFLAVDMLPGDPAEAILGQSATPASVAALRQELGLNKPLIVRYADWTAGMLRGDFGRSLANDRPISELVAPRLGATLSLAALAAAIALPLGVLLGILSTVHRDRALDRVASTASLLVISFPEFFTAYMLVACFSVGLGWLPAISLSSQGGFLETLTMLALPALTLSLAVIGYVLRMTRAAIMGVMASPYVEMARLKGVGPWDVVVRHALPNALSPIINVVIINLAYLVVGVVVIEVVFVYPGLGQLLVDSVAKRDIPVVQACCILFAATYIGLNLLADILALLANPRLRRPRHREARA, translated from the coding sequence ATGCACGGCGTCCTCGCCATGATCGCCCAGCGGATCGCGCTCGGGATCGCGACCCTGTTCGTGATCTCGATGCTGGTCTTCCTCGCCGTCGACATGCTGCCGGGAGACCCGGCCGAGGCGATTCTCGGCCAGAGCGCGACACCTGCCTCAGTGGCGGCGCTCCGGCAGGAGCTTGGCCTGAACAAGCCGCTGATCGTGCGCTATGCCGATTGGACCGCGGGCATGCTGCGTGGCGATTTCGGGCGTTCCCTCGCCAATGACCGGCCGATCTCGGAGCTCGTTGCGCCCCGGCTGGGCGCAACCTTGTCGCTTGCGGCACTGGCGGCCGCGATCGCGCTGCCGCTCGGCGTGTTGCTCGGCATCCTGTCGACCGTGCACCGCGACCGAGCGCTCGACCGGGTCGCCTCCACCGCCTCCCTGCTCGTGATTTCGTTTCCCGAATTCTTCACGGCCTACATGCTGGTGGCCTGCTTCTCCGTCGGCCTCGGCTGGCTGCCGGCGATCTCGCTGTCGAGCCAGGGCGGTTTCCTCGAAACCCTCACGATGCTGGCGCTGCCGGCCCTGACGCTGTCGCTCGCCGTGATCGGCTATGTCCTGCGGATGACGCGGGCGGCCATCATGGGCGTCATGGCCTCTCCTTACGTCGAGATGGCCCGCCTCAAGGGCGTGGGACCCTGGGACGTCGTCGTCCGCCACGCGCTGCCCAATGCGCTGTCGCCGATCATCAACGTCGTCATCATCAACCTCGCCTATCTCGTCGTCGGCGTCGTCGTGATCGAGGTCGTGTTCGTCTACCCGGGGCTCGGCCAATTGCTGGTCGACTCGGTCGCGAAGCGGGACATCCCCGTCGTCCAGGCCTGCTGCATCCTGTTTGCCGCCACCTATATCGGTCTCAACCTGCTCGCCGACATCCTGGCGCTGCTGGCCAATCCGCGCCTGCGGCGGCCGCGCCATCGGGAGGCGCGGGCATGA
- a CDS encoding ABC transporter permease, producing MSGIAAFRTAPLSARIGLAIVALYLFCLLFAPLVAPYGETEIVGGPWAGGFWDPAADGPATLLGTDHLGRDVLSRLIYGARNSIMLALLTTALSFLTGTTLGLVAAVRGGLIDQTLSRLVDLVMAFPTLIFALLVLAVAGSTLPVLIGVIALLDATRVFRIARAVAMDVAAQDFVEVARLRGEGTGWIMRREILPNIVVPLAAEFGLRFCFVFLFIATLSFIGLGIQPPTADWGSMVRENAAAISFGILMPLFPAGAIALLTIGINLVIDWAAAGNHGVSDER from the coding sequence ATGAGCGGCATCGCAGCGTTCCGCACGGCTCCGCTTTCGGCCCGGATCGGGCTGGCGATCGTCGCCCTTTATCTGTTCTGCCTGCTCTTCGCCCCGCTCGTCGCGCCCTATGGCGAGACCGAAATCGTCGGCGGTCCCTGGGCCGGGGGCTTCTGGGACCCGGCGGCGGACGGCCCGGCGACCCTGCTGGGCACAGACCATCTCGGACGGGACGTGCTCTCGCGCCTGATCTATGGCGCCCGCAATTCGATCATGCTGGCGCTGCTGACCACGGCTCTCTCCTTCCTCACCGGCACGACATTGGGACTGGTCGCAGCCGTGCGCGGCGGGTTGATCGACCAGACCCTGAGCCGGCTCGTCGATCTGGTGATGGCCTTCCCGACCCTGATCTTCGCCTTGCTGGTGCTCGCCGTCGCCGGCTCGACGCTGCCCGTGCTGATCGGCGTCATCGCGCTGCTCGATGCGACGCGGGTCTTCCGGATCGCGCGCGCCGTCGCGATGGACGTCGCGGCCCAGGATTTCGTCGAGGTCGCACGCCTGCGCGGCGAGGGAACCGGCTGGATCATGCGCCGCGAAATCCTCCCCAACATTGTCGTGCCGCTCGCGGCCGAGTTCGGCCTGCGCTTCTGCTTCGTCTTCCTGTTCATCGCCACGCTGAGCTTCATCGGCCTCGGCATCCAGCCACCCACCGCCGACTGGGGCTCGATGGTGCGCGAGAACGCCGCCGCGATCTCGTTCGGCATCCTGATGCCGCTGTTTCCGGCCGGTGCGATCGCGCTGCTCACCATCGGCATCAACCTGGTCATCGACTGGGCCGCGGCCGGCAATCACGGGGTGAGCGATGAACGCTGA